TTTATCTGCGTCGCAAAAATCTCTGTTTTAAGTTTGCTAAAAAGCTTATCGGTAGGCTTAGTTGTCCTGTTATTTCCTGAGGGAGTGATCTTCTTGGTGATAGGGTTTATCACGGCTGCAGATGTTTCTGTGACTGTAACGGGCTGTTGTCTCTGCATTGCTGGCAAAATGGCCCGCTTGGCGGTGAAAGTTGTGGCAGGTTGCGCACTATTTTTATCTTGGGCGTGATGATTTGGGCGTTCCGATGTCTTAACTGAATTGATTAAGGAGCTATCTCGAGTAACAGCCTCTTGTGAGTTGAGGGAGTAAATACCCTTGATAATTAAAGAGCTTGTTGCAATGACAGCAAAGCTGACCACTGCAATTCTACGCCAATTGTAGTGGTAATCGATGGTTTGTTTTGCGACGCTCTTTTTTGAGCTATTAAAATTAATTCGGATTTTAAGGTTGTTTGATTCCTGCATACGATAACGCTCATGTCCATATGTTATAGCAATCCACATAAATATCTGCTTTATCTCATTTGTCTAAACAAGTGATGACCACAATATATGCGGATTGCTGTTAATAATTGCTGCTAATATTATAAATTGAGGCTATTTTGACAGATGTTTAAGGGTAATAGAAATAGATAGCGGTTATTTATTCGCTGATCGCTGAGTGAATATTGTACAAATCCTGCAAAGTACTCATTTAGCAATCATTTATGAGGTGAAAATTTCTCTGATTTATCCCTATCCTGCGGTTTCATCTATGTTCAAAAGTCCCTATAATAAGCGACAATTTAATCATCACTTTACTCTATTTGGAATGCACTGTGACAAAAAAGATCCAAGCTATTCGAGGCATGAACGATACCCTTCCAGAGCAAACTCCTGTTTGGCAAAAATTAGAATCGTTATTAAGACAGGTTGTTAGTAGTTACGGATATTCTGAAATTCGTATGCCAATTGTTGAAAATACTAACCTTTTCAAACGTTCAATTGGTGAAGTTACAGATATCGTTGAAAAAGAGATGTATACCTTTGCTGATCGCAATGGTGACAGTTTAACACTTCGACCGGAAGGTACAGCTTCCTGCGTACGTGCCGGTAATGAACATGGCTTGTTATATAATCAAGAGCGTCGCTTATGGTATACGGGGCCGATGTTCCGTCATGAACGTCCACAAAAAGGGCGTTATCGTCAATTCCACCAATTTGGAGTGGAAACTTTTGGTATAGCGAGTGCGGATATTGATGCAGAGGTGATTTTATTATCTGCACGTCTGTGGAAGGCCCTCGGTATTGACCAGCATGTCGAATTACAAATTAATTCATTAGGCTCTAATGAAGCACGTGCAGAATATAAAGAAGCATTGGTTGCCTTTTTATCTCAACATCAAGAACAACTCGATGAAGATAGTAAACGTCGAATGCATAGTAATCCACTACGCGTTTTAGATAGTAAAAATCCTGACGTGCAAGCTTTGTTAGTTGGTGCACCAAAACTTTCACAATATCTAGATGCAGAATCAGCATCGCATTTTGCTCAATTACAAGAATATTTGCGTGCCGTTGGCATTGATTTTGTGATTAATGAGCGACTTGTGCGTGGACTTGATTATTATAATCGTACTGTGTTTGAATGGGTAACTAATACATTAGGATCACAGGGCACAGTTTGTGCCGGTGGTCGTTATGATGGATTGGTCGAGCAACTCGGTGGTAAAGCAACTCCAGCAGTTGGCTTTGCAATGGGATTAGAGCGCATCATATTAATGTTGGAAACACTACAGTTAAATGCAGATGTTAAAGGCGATGTTAATATCTATAGTGTGTTAGTGGGTGAAGGCGCGGATATGGCGGGCTTTAAAATGGCGGAGTTAATTCGCAATGAATTTCCACAACTTAAAATGATGCATCACTGTGGTGCGGGTAATTTTAAAAAGCAGATGAAGCGTGCCGATAAGAGTGGTGCTCGTATTGCTTTAATTATCGGTGAGAGTGAGCTTGAGAGTGGCTGTGTCACAATTAAAGAGTTACAAAGCAATGTAGAGCAACAAACAGTTGCAATGAATGAGCTAGTTAAGGTATTACCTACCATTTTCAATGAATTAAAATTATAAGGAAAGTAACGTGGTTGACATTATTGAAGGTTACGAAACAGAAGAGCAACAAGTAGATGCCATTAAAAAATGGTGGAAAGAGAATGGTAACAGCTTAATTATTGGCGCTGTAGTAGGTTTAGCTGGACTTTGGGGATGGCGTTATTATAACGACTCTGTTATTGCAACTCAGGAACAACAATCCCAAGCTTATAGCACAATGTTATTACAATTTGAGGCGCAGAATGGCGCAAAAGATTTAACTCAAATTAGTGCTTTCGTTAATGATAATATTTCTAATAACTATGGAATATTAGCAGCGTTATTATTGTCTAAAGAAGCGATTCAACAACAAAATTTTGCATTAGCGAAAGAGCAATTGTTACAAGTGCAAAAAGAAAATAAATTTGCACCGCTTAATGACGTTGTTAACTTGCGTTTAGCACGTGTCCAAGTAGAGCTTGGTGAGCATGAAGCTGCGTTACAAACATTAACTTTAATTAAGTCAAATAGCTTTTTAGCTAAAGCCTCGCAAGAAAAAGGCAATATTTACTTACATAAAGGAGATTTGCAGCAAGCTCGTGGGGCATTCCAAGAAGCGATTATGGCCAGTGAAGGGCGTGTAGATCCTATATTACAGCTACAATTCGATGACTTAGCAACGACAACTGACGATGTTGCCGCTCCTGTGCTTGAATAAGCCCAATAGATTGAGATGATTAATGAAAAAATGCTCTAAATATCTAGCTGTTATTGCCAGTGTTACTTTTTTCTTAAGCGGTTGTTCAATATTTTCTAGTGAAGAAGATGTTGTGCAAATGGCTGAAGTACCTGTATTTAAAAGTACCTATAAACCGCGTGTTGCTTGGAAAAGAAGTGTCGGCAGTGGTGTCGATAAATATTATTCCCAATTGCAACCTGGTATAGGTGAAAATGCCATTTACGTTGCTTCTCGAGATGGTTATGTTAAAGCATTTTCCATAAAAAACGGTAAACAACTCTGGTCGACAAATTTTAGCGATGATCCTCACAATGAGTTAAATCGTTCTGCCCGTTTCTCTGGTGGTGTTACCGTTGGTTCCGATGCTATTTATATTGGCACAGAAAATGCGCAGGTATTAGCCTTCAATAAACAAGATGGCAAATTACTGTGGTTGGTCGACGTGGGTGGTGAAGTCGTTGCTAAACCCGCTTATGCAGCGGGAAAAGTCATCGTTCATACTACGCGCGGAAATTTGTATGCTTTAGATAGTGATACCGGAGAAAAGCTTTGGACGTTGAATAATAAGCAGCCCACCCTAAGCTTACGTGGCAGCTCAACGCCGACGATCGCGCAGGGTGGCGTAGTCTATGGGCGTGCCGATGGCTTTGTTTCAGTTGCGTTATTAGAAGATGGACGTCCCTTATGGCAACTACCTGTCGCACGACCAAGTGGTGCAACTGAGCTCGACCGAATCGTTGATGTTGATATGCAACCGATTATTCGTAATGGGATAGTTTATGCGCTTGCCTATAATGGTAACTTAGTTGCTATTGATCTGCTCAAAGGTGAGCAAATTTGGGCGCGTAAATATGCGGGGTATACCGATATTGCGTTATCCGGTACGACGATTTATTTAACCGATTCTCGTGGCCATATTTTTGCTGTTGACTATAATTCTGGAGCAGAGCAGTGGATGAATGGACAATTATCTTATCGTGATGTGACCGGTGTGACGGTTGCCAATGAGTATATTGTTGTTGGTGATGGTGAGGGGTACCTCTATTGGATTGATCGTGATGATGGTTCCTTTGTTGCGATGCAGAAACTTGATTCAGATGGCTTGTATATGCAACCAATTGCAACGGATAAATACCTTTATATACAGACGCGTAGTGGGGACCTGATCGCCATTGAAAAGCCGATATTAAATGAATAATTTGTAAATTATTATTTATAAAAATAGCGGTTAGTCATTTAGTTAGTTAATTTCCACAAACTAAAATGGTTTAAATTGCAGCGATACAATTAATTACGAATAATTAATTATTTATTTATTGTATACTATTAGCCCCTCGCTTTTGCCTAGGGGCTTTTTTTGTTTTATAGGATTGAAAATATGTTACCAGTGATCGCCTTAGTTGGTCGCCCAAACGTGGGTAAATCAACGTTATTTAACCGCTTAACTCGGACGCGTGATGCGTTAGTTGCGGATTTTCCCGGTTTAACGCGTGATTGTAAATACGGCCAGGCAAAAATCGATGAAAAAGAGTTTATTGTTATTGATACAGGCGGTATTACTGGCGATGAAGAAGGTATCGATGCCTTAATGGCGGAGCAATCGTTACAGGCGGTTGAGGAAGCGGATGCCGTATTATTTCTTGTTGATGCGCGCGCAGGGTTAACGGTAGCAGATGAAGCGATCGCTGAATATTTACGTAAACAAGATAAGAATGTCTTTGTAGTGGCCAATAAAACCGATGGCGTTGATGCTGACTCTGTTTGTGGTGAATTTTATGCGTTGGCGTTAGGTGAAGTTTATCAAATTGCAGCAGCACATGGTAAAGGTGTGCTACAGATGATAGAGATTGCTTTAGACGGATTTTTTGATGTCGTTTCTGATGTAGATGAAGAAGACGATTTTTTTGATGAAGCAGAATATGTTGAAGAAGATGAAGAATCGCTATTAAAAGAGCAAGAACGTCTAAAAAATCTGCCGATCAAACTGGCTATAATTGGCCGCCCTAACGTAGGAAAATCGACACTGACTAACCGTATTCTGGGTGAAGAACGTGTGCTTGTTTATGATATGCCGGGGACAACACGAGACAGTATTTATATTCCGATGAGCCGAGAAGGCCGAGAATACGTACTGATAGATACGGCTGGTGTGCGTAAACGTAAAAAAGTAAATGAAACCGTTGAAAAATTTTCGGTTATTAAAACCCTAAAGGCGATTGAAGATTGTAATGTTGTACTGCTCATCATTGATGCCCGAGATGGCATTTCAGATCAGGATTTATCATTATTAGGCTTCACTCTAAATTCAGGACGTTCTCTGGTTATTGCCGTTAACAAGTGGGATGGCATGAGTGAATATGATAAAGAGCGGGTTAAAAGTGAATTAGATCGTCGTCTTGGTTTCATCGATTTTGCTAAAATTCACTTCATTTCAGCATTACACGGTACGGGTGTTGGTCATTTATATGAATCTGTTGATGAAGCCTATGATTCTTCAACTAAACGAATTTCAACTTCAATGTTAACGCGAATTATGACCATGGCAACGGATGACCATAATCCACCAATGGTGCAGGGGCGTCGTGTTAAGTTACGCTATGCACATGCGGGTGGTTATAATCCTCCACTGATTGTTATTCATGGTAATCAAGTAAATAAACTACCTGACTCCTATAAGCGTTATCTGATGAACTACTTCCGTCGTTCTTTGGCAATTATGGGGACACCGATCCGAATTGAATTCAGAGAAGGTACAAATCCATTTGAAGGTCGCCGTAATAAATTAACACCTAATCAAATGCATAAACGCAAACGTATGATGAAGTTTCATAAAAAAGGAAAATAATGATGCAATTAAACTGTTCTAAATGTGGCCATGAACTTGTACGTAGTGGCGAATTAAAACGCCATTGTGAGGCTTGTAATAGTGATTATTCATTACGAGTTACCTGTAATGAGTGTGGTGAGCAGCTGGAGCGTTTAAAAGCCTGTGGGGCGGTTAATTTTTGGTGTGATAAGTGTAATGAGTTAAAGAGCAAATCTTCGGCCGTTTATACACTACAGGAAGGTTAACGGAGCTACTGGACTACGACTACAGCTGAACGTTCTATTGTTCAGCTGTAGTCGTGCAATATTATTCGTTATTATTTATCGGTAAATTGAAATATACGATTCACTTTTTTTACGCCTTCCACTTTTCGCGTAATATTGGTGGCATTATCTGCCATTTCTGCGCTTATTTGACCGATTAAATAAACTTCTCCATTTTCAGTGATGACTTTTATTTTTAATGGGTCAATCTCTTCATCTGCTGCCAACATCGTTTTTACTTTGGTTGTAATCCAAGTATCTTTACTTTGCTGAGAAAAACCCAGAGGGGAGCCTATTTGTAATTGGTTATAGAGCCCTTTTATGTTAGTTAAGGTATTGATTTGTTTGTCAATGGCATCTTTGTTTTCTTGCGTATTTACTTGCCCTATCAGTAATAGATGTCCATCGTTTGCAATGTAATTAATACGGATTAGATCGGGGTGTATTTTTAATTGTTGCACTTTTTCAGCTGCATTCATGGCTAATTCTTTATCATCTATTTGCTGATTAACGCTGCGCGAATCACTTTCGACCGCTATTGCTGTTCCCGTGGCGACGAATAAGCCCGCCACGCAACCTTGCAATTGAGAAAATATAAATAATAAAGGTAATGTGTAAAATAATTTTTTCATAAATACTCTAATTTTGAAGGAAAAGTTGATGGTCGATTAAATCACTTAAGCAATTGATAACTAATAGATGAATCTCTTCAATGCGTGAACCTTTGTCACTTGGTGCGCGAATTTCAATATCATCGGATCCGAGAAGACCGGCTAATTCTCCACCATCAACACCATTTAAAGATATTATCTGAATAGATTTACTCAGTGCGGTTTCAACTGCCTTGATCATGTTACGGCTGTTACCACCATGACTAATAGTTAACAATATATCACCGGCTTGAGCAAGTGCCGATATTTGTTTTGCAAAAATCTGATCGAAGTGGCTATCGCTGGCAATGGCGGAAACTAACGCAGCATCTGCTGTAATTGCAATCGCGGGTAAAGAGGGGCGTTCCGTTTCATATTTATTGATCAGATGAGAAGCAAAAATTTGTGCTAATGCTGCAGCACCACCATTGCCACACACCAGAATTTTATTTCCCTTAATCAAAGTAGCAGCAAGTACCTTTGCTGCTTTTTCAATGGATTCAGGCAAAGCTTCTGCTGCAACTATTTTGGTTTGAATACTCTCAGCAAAATGAGCTTGAATTCTTTCATTTATCATAATATATATTTCATCTTATTCTATAAAAGCGTTTTGGATCCACTCTAGCGTATTCGAATGTTGTTCGATGGCAATCGCATCAAAACGGCAGTAAGGCTCGTATTCGAGTTGTGCTAGATAGTGTTTGGCTGTTTTTATTAATTTTTTCTGTTTAGCTGTTGTAATCGATGCGAGTGCTCCCCCAAAATCACTATTTTTGCGATACCTAACTTCAATAAATACTAAGGTATCTTGATCCTGCATAATTAAATCGACCTCACCCATACGGCAATAATAATTTTGACACACTAAGGTCAGCCCTTGACTAAGTAAATAGTTAAGGGCTTGTTTCTCAGACTTTACGCCCTGAGAATTACTCTTCTGTAATAGCCGTGTCAATTTCAATACTGTTACCTTGTTGGTATTTAGCCCAACTCAATTTAGCTTGAACAATATTGCTGTTATCAAGAGTTAGTTCACCGACCAATCCTTGATAGTTGTAATTGGCAATATTTTGTAACGGTATTAATTGGTTAATTAGCTGGTAGCTATCAAAACCTAAAGCAAATAAACGTAAGGTAGAATAGGGCTGTTTTGGCCATACCTGTTCAACCTCGTTAAACACCGTATTATTAACATCAATGAGATAGTTAATATCTGAAAAAGTGATTTTTTCTAACTCTTTGTTTTGTTTGCCATCATGGTCAACCACATGGCTACGTGAGTTTGCATAAAGTGGAATGGCTTTAGCAAAAGGACTAATAGAAACATCAATAAAGGGCTTGATCAAATTTAATTCATCACGATTACTGACAATATAAATGGCATCAATATCGCGGCGACTACGCACCTCTGTCTCTAAAGGCAGGCCAGTTAGGTTTTTAATCTGCGTGATACGTGTTTTACTTTGGTCTATCTGTAATACACCACTTATAAATTCAGCTAATTGTGCTTTATTGTTAAAAAGGTGGACTTCTGCCTGCTCTGCTTGTTCAGTCTGTTGTTCACTTAGAGTTAACCACTGTGTTGTAAATGCATCAGCAATCCGTTTTCCATAGGCTGAATTTGGAGCGATGATTAACGGTTTTTTATGCTGTTGTTGAGCAATAAGTTGCGCCGCTTGTTTGGCTTCCTGTTCCGGTGAAATGGGGAATGCGTAATGCCAAGCCACCCGGTTTTCTTCCATTTGTTCATTATCAATACTGTTAAATGATAAAACGGGAAGTTCAGCCATTAAAGGTAATAACGAATCAACTTCTCTTTTGAGTAGCGGGCCAATGACAAAATCGATATTTTGCTCGGTCATCGCCGTAATGATCTGTTCTGGTGATTGTATATTCGTATCAAAAAAGTGCAATGTTGGAGATTGAGTGGTTATGTTTTCACTCTCTTTATTGTGCTGTTGTTTATAAAACGCATGTAATAACCCATATTGAATGGCTTTTCCTTGCTGTTCAAAGCGCCCGGAAAGGGGGATTAAAATAGCAATATTTTTCGGTTCATAGGCACTCAATTCTTGGATGTCAGTTAGCTTTTGTGGCATTAAGGATAATGCAGGGTGTGTTGGATAACGTTGTTGCCAATTTTCTAAAGCATGTAATAGCTGGTTAGCGCGAGATTGATAACGCTGATAAAGTATCGCTAGTTCATACCAACCTTGTTTAATTTCTTGAAAACTTAATATGTTACCTGCTGGAAGCTGATTTTCATCATATTGATTTAATACAGATTCCGGTAATAATAGTAACTGCTCGAGAAGCATATCAGTGTATTGTTGCTTTTCTTGTTCATTGCTTGATACGGGAATTAACAGTAGTAATGTATCCGATGCGCCTGAAGCATCACCACTTTCTTTGTATATTTTTGTCTGTAGCTTTAGATAATAGAGATAGCCAAGGGCAGATAGTTTGTCGCTCGTTAGCTTGTTCAGTGCAGTTTGAGCCTCACCAAGACGATTTTGTCGGTATAATTTATCGGCCAGTAACAGCGACAGCTCAGACTGTTGTGTGTCACTCAGCGGTTGGCTTTGTAAGTATTCAATAATAGAGTTTGCTAAGGTAAATTTACCCTCTGATATTAATGCTTGCAGTGTAATAAATTGCCATGATGTATTTTTATCACTTCCTAACTGTTCATCTTTTTTAAGATAATAAGCTGAATCGTAGTCCAATTTTGAGAACAGTGCTGGCGGAATATCTTCTGGTGCAGGTGGAGTACTTGTACAGGCAGACAAAATTGTGACCGTTAATATCATTATTAAACTATAAAAAAATCGTTTCGGTGAGGTTAAAACGTGCAACATGTTATCCCTTATGTATTAACAAACTTTAATAAATGTCGATAGCCAAAAAAACTGCAAATATTTCCAACTACTTTGCCTATAGTGTAATATTGCCAGCACAGTTAAACAATCCTATTCACTTATCTATTCATTTATTAGGCGACAATATGTCCGAAAATCACCCGATTTCCTCTCTACTTCCCGCAAAACTCTATATTGTTGCCACTCCGATCGGAAATATTAGCGATATTACGCTACGTGCTATCGAAACCCTACAGCAAGTTGATGTGATTGCCGCGGAAGATACGCGTCACAGTGGCAAGCTATTAAGTCATTATCAAATAAAAAAACCGCTTTTTCCACTTCATGACCACAATGAACGTCAGCGTGGTAACGTATTGATTGAAAAAATAAAAGCGGGGCAATCAGTGGCACTTATTTCCGATGCGGGTACGCCGTTAATTAGTGATCCGGGTTATCACCTAGTTAATGAATGTCGCGATGCGGGGGTGGATGTAGTCCCTATTCCTGGACCATCTGCGGTGATCACCGCTTTAAGTGCCGCTGGTTTAGCAACGGATCGTTTCTCTTTTGAAGGTTTTTTACCCGCGAAGGAGAAGGGCAAACAAGATAAATTAAAGATGCTCATTGAAGAGAGCCGTACCATGGTGTTCTATGAGTCTCCTCGTCGAATTCAAGATACATTAGCACAGATTGTTGCAATCTTTGGTGCGGATAGAAAGGTGGTCATTGCCCGTGAATTAACGAAAACCTTTGAATCTTTTTATGCAATGCCTGCGGGTGAAATGGTTGACTGGTTAAATCAAGATAGTAATCATTGTCGTGGTGAATTTGTTTTGATGGTAGCCGGCGCAAAAAAACGAAGAGAGTATCTCTCAAGTCGCATTAAATACTTTGGCGTTATTAAAAGAGCATCTTCCGCTTAAAAAGCAGCAGCGATAACCGCTCAAATTCACGATGAAAAAAAGAATGAGTTATATAAATGGGGTTTAGAAAATTTATAGGTAAGGATGATCGTTAATACTTGTATTAATCATCATGCTTCCCGTATAAT
This window of the Psychromonas sp. MME1 genome carries:
- a CDS encoding DUF2914 domain-containing protein; amino-acid sequence: MWIAITYGHERYRMQESNNLKIRINFNSSKKSVAKQTIDYHYNWRRIAVVSFAVIATSSLIIKGIYSLNSQEAVTRDSSLINSVKTSERPNHHAQDKNSAQPATTFTAKRAILPAMQRQQPVTVTETSAAVINPITKKITPSGNNRTTKPTDKLFSKLKTEIFATQINRFTLAKGINNREPIGSINDVKFKNELATIYAYADIHDLQDQTIYYHWSFNGKPVAKVKVAVLGDRWRSYSTKFIQAHMHGLWQVALRNSKGETLAIQQFTY
- the hisS gene encoding histidine--tRNA ligase; its protein translation is MTKKIQAIRGMNDTLPEQTPVWQKLESLLRQVVSSYGYSEIRMPIVENTNLFKRSIGEVTDIVEKEMYTFADRNGDSLTLRPEGTASCVRAGNEHGLLYNQERRLWYTGPMFRHERPQKGRYRQFHQFGVETFGIASADIDAEVILLSARLWKALGIDQHVELQINSLGSNEARAEYKEALVAFLSQHQEQLDEDSKRRMHSNPLRVLDSKNPDVQALLVGAPKLSQYLDAESASHFAQLQEYLRAVGIDFVINERLVRGLDYYNRTVFEWVTNTLGSQGTVCAGGRYDGLVEQLGGKATPAVGFAMGLERIILMLETLQLNADVKGDVNIYSVLVGEGADMAGFKMAELIRNEFPQLKMMHHCGAGNFKKQMKRADKSGARIALIIGESELESGCVTIKELQSNVEQQTVAMNELVKVLPTIFNELKL
- a CDS encoding tetratricopeptide repeat protein, with translation MVDIIEGYETEEQQVDAIKKWWKENGNSLIIGAVVGLAGLWGWRYYNDSVIATQEQQSQAYSTMLLQFEAQNGAKDLTQISAFVNDNISNNYGILAALLLSKEAIQQQNFALAKEQLLQVQKENKFAPLNDVVNLRLARVQVELGEHEAALQTLTLIKSNSFLAKASQEKGNIYLHKGDLQQARGAFQEAIMASEGRVDPILQLQFDDLATTTDDVAAPVLE
- the bamB gene encoding outer membrane protein assembly factor BamB is translated as MKKCSKYLAVIASVTFFLSGCSIFSSEEDVVQMAEVPVFKSTYKPRVAWKRSVGSGVDKYYSQLQPGIGENAIYVASRDGYVKAFSIKNGKQLWSTNFSDDPHNELNRSARFSGGVTVGSDAIYIGTENAQVLAFNKQDGKLLWLVDVGGEVVAKPAYAAGKVIVHTTRGNLYALDSDTGEKLWTLNNKQPTLSLRGSSTPTIAQGGVVYGRADGFVSVALLEDGRPLWQLPVARPSGATELDRIVDVDMQPIIRNGIVYALAYNGNLVAIDLLKGEQIWARKYAGYTDIALSGTTIYLTDSRGHIFAVDYNSGAEQWMNGQLSYRDVTGVTVANEYIVVGDGEGYLYWIDRDDGSFVAMQKLDSDGLYMQPIATDKYLYIQTRSGDLIAIEKPILNE
- the der gene encoding ribosome biogenesis GTPase Der translates to MLPVIALVGRPNVGKSTLFNRLTRTRDALVADFPGLTRDCKYGQAKIDEKEFIVIDTGGITGDEEGIDALMAEQSLQAVEEADAVLFLVDARAGLTVADEAIAEYLRKQDKNVFVVANKTDGVDADSVCGEFYALALGEVYQIAAAHGKGVLQMIEIALDGFFDVVSDVDEEDDFFDEAEYVEEDEESLLKEQERLKNLPIKLAIIGRPNVGKSTLTNRILGEERVLVYDMPGTTRDSIYIPMSREGREYVLIDTAGVRKRKKVNETVEKFSVIKTLKAIEDCNVVLLIIDARDGISDQDLSLLGFTLNSGRSLVIAVNKWDGMSEYDKERVKSELDRRLGFIDFAKIHFISALHGTGVGHLYESVDEAYDSSTKRISTSMLTRIMTMATDDHNPPMVQGRRVKLRYAHAGGYNPPLIVIHGNQVNKLPDSYKRYLMNYFRRSLAIMGTPIRIEFREGTNPFEGRRNKLTPNQMHKRKRMMKFHKKGK
- a CDS encoding zinc ribbon domain-containing protein — its product is MMQLNCSKCGHELVRSGELKRHCEACNSDYSLRVTCNECGEQLERLKACGAVNFWCDKCNELKSKSSAVYTLQEG
- a CDS encoding BON domain-containing protein; protein product: MKKLFYTLPLLFIFSQLQGCVAGLFVATGTAIAVESDSRSVNQQIDDKELAMNAAEKVQQLKIHPDLIRINYIANDGHLLLIGQVNTQENKDAIDKQINTLTNIKGLYNQLQIGSPLGFSQQSKDTWITTKVKTMLAADEEIDPLKIKVITENGEVYLIGQISAEMADNATNITRKVEGVKKVNRIFQFTDK
- a CDS encoding SIS domain-containing protein, whose protein sequence is MNERIQAHFAESIQTKIVAAEALPESIEKAAKVLAATLIKGNKILVCGNGGAAALAQIFASHLINKYETERPSLPAIAITADAALVSAIASDSHFDQIFAKQISALAQAGDILLTISHGGNSRNMIKAVETALSKSIQIISLNGVDGGELAGLLGSDDIEIRAPSDKGSRIEEIHLLVINCLSDLIDHQLFLQN
- a CDS encoding YraN family protein translates to MKLTRLLQKSNSQGVKSEKQALNYLLSQGLTLVCQNYYCRMGEVDLIMQDQDTLVFIEVRYRKNSDFGGALASITTAKQKKLIKTAKHYLAQLEYEPYCRFDAIAIEQHSNTLEWIQNAFIE
- a CDS encoding penicillin-binding protein activator, which gives rise to MLHVLTSPKRFFYSLIMILTVTILSACTSTPPAPEDIPPALFSKLDYDSAYYLKKDEQLGSDKNTSWQFITLQALISEGKFTLANSIIEYLQSQPLSDTQQSELSLLLADKLYRQNRLGEAQTALNKLTSDKLSALGYLYYLKLQTKIYKESGDASGASDTLLLLIPVSSNEQEKQQYTDMLLEQLLLLPESVLNQYDENQLPAGNILSFQEIKQGWYELAILYQRYQSRANQLLHALENWQQRYPTHPALSLMPQKLTDIQELSAYEPKNIAILIPLSGRFEQQGKAIQYGLLHAFYKQQHNKESENITTQSPTLHFFDTNIQSPEQIITAMTEQNIDFVIGPLLKREVDSLLPLMAELPVLSFNSIDNEQMEENRVAWHYAFPISPEQEAKQAAQLIAQQQHKKPLIIAPNSAYGKRIADAFTTQWLTLSEQQTEQAEQAEVHLFNNKAQLAEFISGVLQIDQSKTRITQIKNLTGLPLETEVRSRRDIDAIYIVSNRDELNLIKPFIDVSISPFAKAIPLYANSRSHVVDHDGKQNKELEKITFSDINYLIDVNNTVFNEVEQVWPKQPYSTLRLFALGFDSYQLINQLIPLQNIANYNYQGLVGELTLDNSNIVQAKLSWAKYQQGNSIEIDTAITEE